The Thermodesulfobacteriota bacterium DNA segment TTCAAATGCTGTTTTTCTGCGTAAATTCTTGCCACTCGATGCCATAACGGCTGAGTATTCTGATTGTTCGACTTCAAATTGTTAGTTTGTTTGATAGTAATATAACTCTAATTTTATGTCAAGGAAAAATGTATAATCAACCAAAAGCGAAAAAACACGGACACACCCTTTTTTAAAACTTTCTTTGTTACTTTTCCAATTTTTCTTCAGTCATTAGCTTTGCAATTTTGCATCCATCGTAATCTTGGCATTTAAAAGGCGGGAAATCGGACATCCCTCTTTTGCGTTTTTGGCCGCCGTTTCAAAGGCCGTCCGATCTGCCCCCGGAATCTTGGCGGTCACGTCAAGATGAATTCCAGTCACGGTCCAGCCAGCTTCCAGCTTTTCCATTGTAAGCGTGGCAGCGGTATTTATGCTTTCGGCAACTATGCCGGCGTTGCCAAGTTGTGCGGAGAGCGCCATTGAGAAACAACCGGCATGGGCTGCCGCTATTAGTTCTTCCGGATTTGTACCGGCTCCATCTTCAAAGCGCGTGCTGAAGGAATATTGAGTATTCGATAAAACACCGCTATCGGTCGAGATCGCTCCCTTACCGCTTTTAAGATCGCCTTTCCAGACTGCCGAGGCTTTTCGTTTCATGATTCCCTCCTTGGTTTTTTGTTGATACGGATACTTTCATCATATCAGAGTCGAATAACCACTTTCCCAAAGTGCGCGCCGCTTTCCATGTAGCGAAATGCTTCCTTACTCTCTTCAAACGAAAACACGCGATCAATCACCGGATGAAGTTGATTCAAAGTTATAGCACTATTCATTGCCTCAAACATCTCACGAGAGCCCACATAGATGCCTTGAATGCGAATATTTTTCATCACCGCAGGCAAGGGGTTGGCTTCTCCTGCTCCGGTAAGCACACCAATCAGACTGATATGTCCTCCCATACGCACCGCGCGGAGTGATTTTGGCAGCGTTCCCACACCGCCGACTTCGACAACATGATCT contains these protein-coding regions:
- a CDS encoding OsmC family protein; this encodes MKRKASAVWKGDLKSGKGAISTDSGVLSNTQYSFSTRFEDGAGTNPEELIAAAHAGCFSMALSAQLGNAGIVAESINTAATLTMEKLEAGWTVTGIHLDVTAKIPGADRTAFETAAKNAKEGCPISRLLNAKITMDAKLQS